The following proteins are encoded in a genomic region of Oncorhynchus keta strain PuntledgeMale-10-30-2019 chromosome 6, Oket_V2, whole genome shotgun sequence:
- the LOC118385482 gene encoding uncharacterized protein LOC118385482 isoform X2, whose protein sequence is MMLSSVPAVPRGVQQIPGTISVGLVDPCPPLSQLYHEQLATGCRETSKDQKTAAACVGPLMTMSLRPAESKARDGNLGMSSGGREQQILVEHRQNALGSVSSLRGHVYGTAGSADFRRAERPVSDQVQGFQRPGNNGNVLVNPKQLEPTSRASARASPPLQGCPPGPAPPAGPTGEQLGILERYLAPHQAEMKRLLTGALGTLCQRLQVVEKRMEELYEQGTKHGNSLDLLNTQVGQLVRRMTATTKQDLSPLHGLGTEPRALKEEKLDFTKLLPHGPNPSCNMGCSGTDKGSLTGCQWRMATTFSPSHSPAQRCEHNERFGGEMKRTELGHFLSSVGKDAVTEWCMQGNYSPMSDSEDLDMELAGEKGQDAPTWLVNSALVDTESSNSQEVTLLSPSWKAQSGDTQVNRRGSMETHPRPPHIHIPTQSQGQSKSTEIPTCPIPSKGGTMAAFSEVVQLSPIGAGSLLAHSVKVVGSSRSEHTGRITPTYFQRRITSPPRTDHTAYTQSSKETEKDRKPERKRRNKREAKAHPVGELVSTAAVSIKGSFSAQVQDQPQAGVGRETADERQWSQQHERFVESIRESYGGQENQTLRLTVPTNQQHSPLCHAQFKSPDRLSPSGSVSVPDSRSPPLTGYMDPQKDKQALLPFHSISPSLDTSVASKFPSPRNGSCKSLIVGVQSTHHKCQALLLQLSDTANHLIAASPSPELPSPLDGGQSRRGNLPHFFNSKLKRHWDKDRPSCKKRQLKGISSTGGALAMTLLELQEETSQHHWQSLVILGSPVLLLSPLQLASLAQTFSRCCSKLLNGDTSTLQRGLSRLLRTTGQFPMSLISQTGFSKISKGGLSTVLAASSPTSFRHWFRHKCPAPLMRLSATEVKTVVCQIMESRKKYMHLPLLPLKDYTGPPGLGNDHSTSFTSLPTQRCRVRLTPERALSQSRTSHGHSPKTMHLDNQPEPVPSLAIATTNVKYPGLHGHGCSLSREGGLYKATVGAPPGQRSKRVSQIRIRKTVPKPDNNLTPMGLPKPKRLKKKEFSLEEIYTNKNYRSPTPNRSLETIFEEPKEKNGLLVCIGHQKRKRVLDFPDFTLPRKRKARANLLPLRVKGPRGRGRRGRPDDSDLDIMLIERLSELEDFFTCQGLED, encoded by the exons ATGATGTTGTCATCTGTTCCGGCTGTTCCAAGAGGTGTTCAGCAGATACCCGGCACCATATCTGTGGGTCTGGTGGATCCATGCCCCCCTCTTTCCCAGTTGTACCATGAACAACTGGCCACAGGGTGCAGAGAGACTAGCAAGGACCAGAAGACTGCTGCGGCTTGTGTAGGACCTCTGATGACCATGTCTCTCAGACCAGCAGAGAGCAAAGCTAGAGATGGTAATCTTGGGATGAGCTCTGGTGGGAGAGAGCAACAGATCCTGGTGGAGCACAGGCAGAACGCTTTGGGCTCAGTCTCCAGTCTAAGAGGTCATGTCTATGGGACTGCTGGCTCTGCCGACTTCAGAAGAGCAGAGAGACCAGTGTCAGACCAG GTTCAAGGCTTTCAAAGACCTGGCAACAATGGCAATGTCTTGGTTAATCCAAAACAACTAG AGCCTACCTCCAGAGCCTCAGCCAGGGCCTCGCCTCCGCTTCAAGGCTGCCCCCCTGGCCCTGCTCCCCCGGCCGGCCCCACAGGTGAGCAGCTGGGCATCCTGGAGCGCTACCTGGCACCCCACCAGGCAGAGATGAAGCGGCTGCTGACGGGTGCCCTGGGCACCCTGTGCCAGCGGCTACAGGTGGtggagaagaggatggaggagctCTACGAGCAGGGAACCAAACACGGCAACAGCCTGGACCTGCTCAACACCCAGGTGGGCCAGCTGGTGAGAAGGATGACCGCCACCACCAAACAGGACTTGTCACCTCTCCATGGTCTGG GAACGGAACCAAGAGCACTGAAAGAAGAAAAGTTGGACTTCACCAAGCTGTTACCACATGGTCCAAACCCTTCATGCAATATGGGCTGCTCTGGAACAGACAAGGGGAGCCTCACTGGATGTCAATGGAGGATGGCGACAACATTTTCACCTAGCCACAGTCCGGCCCAGCGCTGTGAACACAATGAGAGATTTGGTGGGGAAATGAAAAGGACAGAGTTGGGGCACTTCTTATCCTCTGTCGGAAAAGATGCGGTCACAGAGTGGTGCATGCAGGGAAACTACTCCCCCATGTCGGACTCTGAGGATCTGGACATGGAGCTGGCTGGCGAGAAGGGGCAGGACGCTCCCACCTGGTTGGTCAATTCTGCCCTGGTGGACACAGAGTCTAGTAACAGCCAGGAAGTGACTCTTCTATCTCCTTCTTGGAAGGCACAATCTGGGGACACTCAAGTGAACAGGAGAGGGAGTATGGAGACACATCCACGCCCTCCTCATATACACATCCCCACTCAATCACAAGGCCAATCCAAAAGCACTGAGATCCCAACGTGTCCAATTCCAAGTAAGGGTGGGACTATGGCTGCATTTTCTGAGGTGGTCCAGTTGAGCCCTATAGGAGCTGGCTCTCTGTTGGCACATTCCGTTAAAGTCGTAGGCTCATCTAGGTCCGAGCACACAGGTAGAATAACTCCAACTTATTTCCAGCGAAGGATCACCAGCCCACCTCGCACTGACCACACGGCCTACACGCAGTCCtccaaagagacagagaaagaccggaagcctgagaggaagaggCGGAACAAGAGGGAAGCGAAGGCACACCCGGTTGGCGAGTTAGTCTCCACTGCCGCCGTGTCCATCAAGGGTAGCTTCTCCGCCCAGGTACAGGACCAACCGCAGGCTGGTGTGGGCAGGGAGACTGCCGATGAGAGGCAGTGGAGTCAACAACACGAGAGGTTTGTGGAGAGTATAAGGGAGTCATACGGCGGACAAGAAAATCAGACCCTTAGATTAACCGTACCTACTAATCAGCAACACTCTCCATTGTGCCATGCCCAATTTAAATCTCCAGACCGACTATCACCATCAGGTTCGGTCTCTGTGCCGGATTCCCGGTCTCCACCATTGACTGGCTACATGGACCCTCAGAAGGACAAACAAGCCCTCCTGCCCTTCCATTCTATCAGCCCCTCTCTGGACACCTCCGTGGCCTCCAAGTTCCCCTCTCCCCGAAATGGCTCTTGTAAATCTCTCATCGTTGGTGTTCAATCCACCCACCACAAGTGCCAGGCTCTCCTGCTCCAGCTGTCGGACACAGCCAACCACCTCATAGCTGCCAGCCCCTCTCCGGAGCTCCCCTCACCCCTGGATGGTGGTCAAAGCAGAAGGGGGAACCTCCCGCACTTCTTCAACTCCAAGCTTAAGCGCCACTGGGATAAGGACCGGCCCTCCTGTAAGAAGCGGCAGCTAAAAGGCATTAGCAGCACTGGTGGCGCTCTAGCCATGACTCTCCTGGAGCTGCAGGAGGAGACGTCGCAGCACCACTGGCAGTCACTGGTGATTCTGGGCAGCCCAGTCTTGCTTCTTTCCCCCCTGCAGCTGGCGTCCCTTGCCCAGACCTTCTCCCGCTGTTGCAGCAAACTCCTGAACGGAGACACCTCTACCCTGCAGCGGGGTCTCTCTCGCCTACTCCGCACCACTGGTCAGTTCCCCATGTCCCTCATCAGCCAGACGGGCTTCTCTAAGATCTCCAAGGGGGGTCTGAGCACTGTGCTGGCCGCCTCCTCCCCAACCTCCTTCCGCCACTGGTTCAGGCACAAGTGCCCTGCTCCCCTCATGAGACTGTCGGCCACGGAGGTGAAGACTGTGGTGTGTCAGATCATGGAGTCGAGGAAGAAGTACATGCATCTTCCCCTGCTGCCCCTCAAGGACTACACTGGCCCGCCTGGCCTGGGCAATGACCACAG CACATCTTTCACCTCTCTGCCCACACAGCGATGTAGGGTCAGACTCACCCCAGAGCGGGCCCTTTCCCAATCCAGAACCAGCCATGGGCACAGCCCCAAGACCATGCATCTGGATAACCAGCCTGAGCCTGTACCCAGTCTTGCCATCGCTACTACCAACGTCAAATACCCAGGTCTGCATGGGCATGGCTGCAGCCTATCCAGAGAG GGAGGTCTGTATAAGGCGACTGTGGGGGCCCCGCCAGGCCAGCGCTCCAAGAGGGTATCCCAGATTCGCATCCGGAAGACTGTTCCTAAACCAGACAATAACCTCACGCCCATGGGCCTGCCCAAACCAAAAAG ACTGAAGAAGAAGGAGTTCAGCTTGGAGGAGATTTACACCAACAAGAATTATAGATCGCCCACTCCCAACAG GAGCCTAGAGACGATCTTCGAGGAGCCCAAGGAGAAGAACGGATTGCTGGTCTGCATCGGCCACCAGAAGAGGAAGCGCGTGCTGGACTTCCCAGACTTCACACTGCCGCGCAAACGAAAAGCTAGAGCCAACCTGCTGCCCCTGCGCGTGAAGGGCCCCAGGGGCCGGGGCCGGAGGGGGAGGCCCGACGATTCCGACCTGGACATTATGCTCATCGAGAGGCTGAGCGAGCTGGAGGACTTCTTCACCTGCCAAGGTCTGGAGGACTGA
- the LOC118385482 gene encoding uncharacterized protein LOC118385482 isoform X1, whose amino-acid sequence MMLSSVPAVPRGVQQIPGTISVGLVDPCPPLSQLYHEQLATGCRETSKDQKTAAACVGPLMTMSLRPAESKARDGNLGMSSGGREQQILVEHRQNALGSVSSLRGHVYGTAGSADFRRAERPVSDQVWNVQGFQRPGNNGNVLVNPKQLEPTSRASARASPPLQGCPPGPAPPAGPTGEQLGILERYLAPHQAEMKRLLTGALGTLCQRLQVVEKRMEELYEQGTKHGNSLDLLNTQVGQLVRRMTATTKQDLSPLHGLGTEPRALKEEKLDFTKLLPHGPNPSCNMGCSGTDKGSLTGCQWRMATTFSPSHSPAQRCEHNERFGGEMKRTELGHFLSSVGKDAVTEWCMQGNYSPMSDSEDLDMELAGEKGQDAPTWLVNSALVDTESSNSQEVTLLSPSWKAQSGDTQVNRRGSMETHPRPPHIHIPTQSQGQSKSTEIPTCPIPSKGGTMAAFSEVVQLSPIGAGSLLAHSVKVVGSSRSEHTGRITPTYFQRRITSPPRTDHTAYTQSSKETEKDRKPERKRRNKREAKAHPVGELVSTAAVSIKGSFSAQVQDQPQAGVGRETADERQWSQQHERFVESIRESYGGQENQTLRLTVPTNQQHSPLCHAQFKSPDRLSPSGSVSVPDSRSPPLTGYMDPQKDKQALLPFHSISPSLDTSVASKFPSPRNGSCKSLIVGVQSTHHKCQALLLQLSDTANHLIAASPSPELPSPLDGGQSRRGNLPHFFNSKLKRHWDKDRPSCKKRQLKGISSTGGALAMTLLELQEETSQHHWQSLVILGSPVLLLSPLQLASLAQTFSRCCSKLLNGDTSTLQRGLSRLLRTTGQFPMSLISQTGFSKISKGGLSTVLAASSPTSFRHWFRHKCPAPLMRLSATEVKTVVCQIMESRKKYMHLPLLPLKDYTGPPGLGNDHSTSFTSLPTQRCRVRLTPERALSQSRTSHGHSPKTMHLDNQPEPVPSLAIATTNVKYPGLHGHGCSLSREGGLYKATVGAPPGQRSKRVSQIRIRKTVPKPDNNLTPMGLPKPKRLKKKEFSLEEIYTNKNYRSPTPNRSLETIFEEPKEKNGLLVCIGHQKRKRVLDFPDFTLPRKRKARANLLPLRVKGPRGRGRRGRPDDSDLDIMLIERLSELEDFFTCQGLED is encoded by the exons ATGATGTTGTCATCTGTTCCGGCTGTTCCAAGAGGTGTTCAGCAGATACCCGGCACCATATCTGTGGGTCTGGTGGATCCATGCCCCCCTCTTTCCCAGTTGTACCATGAACAACTGGCCACAGGGTGCAGAGAGACTAGCAAGGACCAGAAGACTGCTGCGGCTTGTGTAGGACCTCTGATGACCATGTCTCTCAGACCAGCAGAGAGCAAAGCTAGAGATGGTAATCTTGGGATGAGCTCTGGTGGGAGAGAGCAACAGATCCTGGTGGAGCACAGGCAGAACGCTTTGGGCTCAGTCTCCAGTCTAAGAGGTCATGTCTATGGGACTGCTGGCTCTGCCGACTTCAGAAGAGCAGAGAGACCAGTGTCAGACCAGGTTTGGAAT GTTCAAGGCTTTCAAAGACCTGGCAACAATGGCAATGTCTTGGTTAATCCAAAACAACTAG AGCCTACCTCCAGAGCCTCAGCCAGGGCCTCGCCTCCGCTTCAAGGCTGCCCCCCTGGCCCTGCTCCCCCGGCCGGCCCCACAGGTGAGCAGCTGGGCATCCTGGAGCGCTACCTGGCACCCCACCAGGCAGAGATGAAGCGGCTGCTGACGGGTGCCCTGGGCACCCTGTGCCAGCGGCTACAGGTGGtggagaagaggatggaggagctCTACGAGCAGGGAACCAAACACGGCAACAGCCTGGACCTGCTCAACACCCAGGTGGGCCAGCTGGTGAGAAGGATGACCGCCACCACCAAACAGGACTTGTCACCTCTCCATGGTCTGG GAACGGAACCAAGAGCACTGAAAGAAGAAAAGTTGGACTTCACCAAGCTGTTACCACATGGTCCAAACCCTTCATGCAATATGGGCTGCTCTGGAACAGACAAGGGGAGCCTCACTGGATGTCAATGGAGGATGGCGACAACATTTTCACCTAGCCACAGTCCGGCCCAGCGCTGTGAACACAATGAGAGATTTGGTGGGGAAATGAAAAGGACAGAGTTGGGGCACTTCTTATCCTCTGTCGGAAAAGATGCGGTCACAGAGTGGTGCATGCAGGGAAACTACTCCCCCATGTCGGACTCTGAGGATCTGGACATGGAGCTGGCTGGCGAGAAGGGGCAGGACGCTCCCACCTGGTTGGTCAATTCTGCCCTGGTGGACACAGAGTCTAGTAACAGCCAGGAAGTGACTCTTCTATCTCCTTCTTGGAAGGCACAATCTGGGGACACTCAAGTGAACAGGAGAGGGAGTATGGAGACACATCCACGCCCTCCTCATATACACATCCCCACTCAATCACAAGGCCAATCCAAAAGCACTGAGATCCCAACGTGTCCAATTCCAAGTAAGGGTGGGACTATGGCTGCATTTTCTGAGGTGGTCCAGTTGAGCCCTATAGGAGCTGGCTCTCTGTTGGCACATTCCGTTAAAGTCGTAGGCTCATCTAGGTCCGAGCACACAGGTAGAATAACTCCAACTTATTTCCAGCGAAGGATCACCAGCCCACCTCGCACTGACCACACGGCCTACACGCAGTCCtccaaagagacagagaaagaccggaagcctgagaggaagaggCGGAACAAGAGGGAAGCGAAGGCACACCCGGTTGGCGAGTTAGTCTCCACTGCCGCCGTGTCCATCAAGGGTAGCTTCTCCGCCCAGGTACAGGACCAACCGCAGGCTGGTGTGGGCAGGGAGACTGCCGATGAGAGGCAGTGGAGTCAACAACACGAGAGGTTTGTGGAGAGTATAAGGGAGTCATACGGCGGACAAGAAAATCAGACCCTTAGATTAACCGTACCTACTAATCAGCAACACTCTCCATTGTGCCATGCCCAATTTAAATCTCCAGACCGACTATCACCATCAGGTTCGGTCTCTGTGCCGGATTCCCGGTCTCCACCATTGACTGGCTACATGGACCCTCAGAAGGACAAACAAGCCCTCCTGCCCTTCCATTCTATCAGCCCCTCTCTGGACACCTCCGTGGCCTCCAAGTTCCCCTCTCCCCGAAATGGCTCTTGTAAATCTCTCATCGTTGGTGTTCAATCCACCCACCACAAGTGCCAGGCTCTCCTGCTCCAGCTGTCGGACACAGCCAACCACCTCATAGCTGCCAGCCCCTCTCCGGAGCTCCCCTCACCCCTGGATGGTGGTCAAAGCAGAAGGGGGAACCTCCCGCACTTCTTCAACTCCAAGCTTAAGCGCCACTGGGATAAGGACCGGCCCTCCTGTAAGAAGCGGCAGCTAAAAGGCATTAGCAGCACTGGTGGCGCTCTAGCCATGACTCTCCTGGAGCTGCAGGAGGAGACGTCGCAGCACCACTGGCAGTCACTGGTGATTCTGGGCAGCCCAGTCTTGCTTCTTTCCCCCCTGCAGCTGGCGTCCCTTGCCCAGACCTTCTCCCGCTGTTGCAGCAAACTCCTGAACGGAGACACCTCTACCCTGCAGCGGGGTCTCTCTCGCCTACTCCGCACCACTGGTCAGTTCCCCATGTCCCTCATCAGCCAGACGGGCTTCTCTAAGATCTCCAAGGGGGGTCTGAGCACTGTGCTGGCCGCCTCCTCCCCAACCTCCTTCCGCCACTGGTTCAGGCACAAGTGCCCTGCTCCCCTCATGAGACTGTCGGCCACGGAGGTGAAGACTGTGGTGTGTCAGATCATGGAGTCGAGGAAGAAGTACATGCATCTTCCCCTGCTGCCCCTCAAGGACTACACTGGCCCGCCTGGCCTGGGCAATGACCACAG CACATCTTTCACCTCTCTGCCCACACAGCGATGTAGGGTCAGACTCACCCCAGAGCGGGCCCTTTCCCAATCCAGAACCAGCCATGGGCACAGCCCCAAGACCATGCATCTGGATAACCAGCCTGAGCCTGTACCCAGTCTTGCCATCGCTACTACCAACGTCAAATACCCAGGTCTGCATGGGCATGGCTGCAGCCTATCCAGAGAG GGAGGTCTGTATAAGGCGACTGTGGGGGCCCCGCCAGGCCAGCGCTCCAAGAGGGTATCCCAGATTCGCATCCGGAAGACTGTTCCTAAACCAGACAATAACCTCACGCCCATGGGCCTGCCCAAACCAAAAAG ACTGAAGAAGAAGGAGTTCAGCTTGGAGGAGATTTACACCAACAAGAATTATAGATCGCCCACTCCCAACAG GAGCCTAGAGACGATCTTCGAGGAGCCCAAGGAGAAGAACGGATTGCTGGTCTGCATCGGCCACCAGAAGAGGAAGCGCGTGCTGGACTTCCCAGACTTCACACTGCCGCGCAAACGAAAAGCTAGAGCCAACCTGCTGCCCCTGCGCGTGAAGGGCCCCAGGGGCCGGGGCCGGAGGGGGAGGCCCGACGATTCCGACCTGGACATTATGCTCATCGAGAGGCTGAGCGAGCTGGAGGACTTCTTCACCTGCCAAGGTCTGGAGGACTGA